One genomic region from Electrophorus electricus isolate fEleEle1 chromosome 25, fEleEle1.pri, whole genome shotgun sequence encodes:
- the gabpa gene encoding GA-binding protein alpha chain — translation MSKSETEEMIEIEIDGQEKQECLEEGIEEQTITAAELITQDIDINEPVGNLKKLLEPRLQIALDGYDICLQDIQLHPDHSLFDQGVKTDGTVQLSVQIVTKPGEEKLNILEIVKPVETVEVVIDPDAAAGEEAHLVEDGQVIAVERATIADETSEQVTRWAAALEGYRKEQVRLSIPYDPVQWTADQVIHWAVWVMKEFNIEEMEVGGIHIPGRQLCAFSQEEFLQRVPNGEILWSHLELLRKYVLASQEQGQEATVTIDQPVQIIPAPVQQATPTAIKVQKHNKMPRVPRISGEERSSPGNRTGNNGQIQLWQFLLELLTDKDARDCISWVGEEGEFKLNQPELVAQKWGQRKNKPTMNYEKLSRALRYYYDGDMISKVQGKRFVYKFVCDLRTLIGYSAAELNNLVTECEQKKLARVQLHGIGQPVNTVTLAAATCQPVTTVTLAAAALEKDS, via the exons ATGTCAAAAAGTGAGACTGAGGAGATGATTGAGATTGAGATTGATGGACAGGAGAAACAAGAATGCCTAGAAGAAGG GATTGAAGAGCAGACCATCACAGCAGCTGAATTGATCACGCAAGATATTGATATTAATGAGCCTGTTGGCAACTTGAAGAAATTGCTGGAGCCTCGTCTACAGATCGCTCTGGATGGATATGATATCTGTCTGCAGGACATCCAG TTACATCCAGACCACAGTCTTTTTGACCAGGGGGTGAAGACAGACGGCACAGTCCAGCTCAGTGTGCAGATAGTCACAAAACCAG GCGAAGAGAAGTTGAATATCCTGGAAATAGTGAAGCCAGTGGAGACAGTGGAGGTGGTGATAGATCCAGACGCGGCTGCAGGAGAGGAGGCTCACCTGGTGGAGGATGGGCAGGTGATAGCAGTGGAGCGCGCCACCATTGCGGACGAGACCTCCGAACAGGTGACCCGCTGGGCAGCTGCTCTTGAGGGCTACCGCAAGGAGCAGGTCCGCCTGAGCATCCCCTATG ACCCGGTGCAGTGGACAGCAGATCAAGTCATCCATTGGGCAGTGTGGGTGATGAAGGAGTTCAACATTGAGGAGATGGAGGTGGGTGGCATCCACATCCCAGGCCGCCAGCTGTGTGCTTTCAGCCAGGAGGAATTTCTCCAGAGAGTGCCTAATGGGGAGATCTTGTGGAGCCATCTGGAGCTGTTACGCAAGT ATGTCCTCGCTAGTCAGGAGCAAGGACAAGAAGCCACAGTCACTATTGACCAAC CTGTGCAGATTATCCCTGCTCCAGTGCAACAGGCCACTCCTACAGCCATTAAGGTGCAGAAGCATAACAAAATGCCCAGGGTGCCCCGCATCTCAGGAGAGGAGCGTAGCTCCCCCGGCAACCGTACAG GTAATAATGGACAGATCCAGCTGTGGCAGTTCCTGCTGGAGCTCCTCACCGATAAGGATGCACGGGACTGCATTTCCTGGGTGGGAGAGGAGGGTGAGTTCAAACTCAACCAGCCGGAGCTGGTGGCTCAGAAGTGGGGCCAACGCAAAAACAAGCCCACCATGAACTACGAGAAGCTTAGCCGAGCCCTCAG GTACTACTACGATGGAGACATGATCAGCAAAGTGCAGGGCAAGCGCTTCGTCTACAAGTTTGTGTGCGACCTGAGGACTCTGATTGGCTACAGCGCAGCCGAGCTCAACAACCTGGTGACGGAGTGTGAGCAGAAGAAGCTGGCGCGCGTGCAACT
- the jam2b gene encoding junctional adhesion molecule 2b, with protein MVGMRQLLCPIFMALRLFPCTMSITVTTNMPKVEVHENMNAVLSCEFQTEKDTNPRIEWKKKGKNVSFIYFDGEFIGSFKGRAKMDRATVTLHDVTVKDSGIYHCEVTARHDKICLGEVAISLSVLELAQAPSCQVPETALSGSAVELRCQDELSAPSAVYSWFKDNKLLSSAQLPGAGYSLDPKTGTLKFKSVSATDAGQYRCEASSGTGAPKSCAAQHLKIIEFDLTLVVAVGVGVALFLLSCSLAIHLCCCQDCCSRCHIKNKGKQKRNINKHRPPPDLSHYKHTRSFVI; from the exons ATGGTCGGAATGCGACAACTTCTGTGTCCCATTTTTATGGCCTTGCGGTTGT TTCCATGCACCATGTCAATAACTGTGACAACCAACATGCCAAAAGTGGAAGTTCATGAGAACATGA ATGCTGTACTTTCCTGCGAGTTCCAGACAGAAAAGGACACCAACCCACGTAttgaatggaaaaagaaagggaagaatGTCTCCTTCATTTACTTTGATGGTGAATTTATAG GATCATTTAAAGGCAGAGCAAAAATGGACAGAGCTACGGTGACTCTGCACGATGTTACCGTGAAAGACTCAGGGATCTATCACTGTGAGGTCACTGCCCGACATGACAAGATCTGTCTTGGGGAGGTTGCCATCTCACTCAGTGTTCTTG AACTGGCCCAAGCTCCCTCCTGCCAGGTGCCCGAGACCGCACTGAGCGGCTCGGCGGTGGAGCTCCGTTGTCAAGACGAGCTGAGTGCTCCTTCGGCCGTATACAGCTGGTTCAAAGACAACAAGCTCCTGAGCAGTGCCCAGCTCCCCGGTGCAGGCTACAGCCTAGACCCCAAAACCGGCACTCTG AAATTCAAGAGTGTGTCGGCAACAGATGCAGGGCAGTATCGCTGTGAGGCCTCCAGTGGAACAGGGGCACCAAAGAGCTGTGCAGCCCAACACCTGAAGATCATTGAGT TCGACCTGACATTAGTGGTAGCAGTGGGGGTAGGGGttgctctctttctgctctcatGCTCTCTGGCCATTCACCTGTGCTGCTGTCAGGATTGCTGCTCCCGTTGCCATA taaagaacaaaggaaaacagaaaag AAATATAAACAAGCACAGACCCCCACCAGAT CTTAGCCACTACAAGCACACCAGGTCCTTTGTGATCTGA